In Mytilus edulis chromosome 7, xbMytEdul2.2, whole genome shotgun sequence, a single genomic region encodes these proteins:
- the LOC139482353 gene encoding uncharacterized protein, giving the protein MSNTQKNVYTNKSFNAEILDPDYLEVFTTEETYTNISSVQNEDHCNDKHIAPPSFPPRQAEIHGRHKCQIPLWLLFLIIICSLIGIVITGVVTFFITKERFAEKQFAETECKWTSWSPWTECSITCGRGVIIRVKQQLKNSQRCNETFETKICSQETCPADALTFDMRFNRSASHPDVFITDDLTMLSNVYISGTTIIDGAGLKNYEGAIADTCIEEML; this is encoded by the exons ATGTCAAACACGCAAAAAAACGTTTACACCAATAAGAGTTTCAATGCAGAGATACTTGACCCAGATTATTTGGAAGTGTTTACGACTGAAGAAACGTACACAAACATATCATCAGTTCAAAATGAAGATCATTGCAATGATAAACACATTGCACCACCTTCTTTTCCACCAAGACAAGCAGAAATTCATGGTCGTCACAAGTGTCAAATCCCATTGTGGTTGTTATTTCTAATCATTATTTGTTCTTTGATTGGAATAGTTATCACAGGTGTTGTCACCTTCTTCATAACAAAAGAAAGATTTGCAGAAAAGCAGT TTGCAGAAACAGAGTGCAAGTGGACAAGTTGGAGTCCCTGGACAGAATGTAGCATTACATGTGGTAGAGGTGTGATAATCAGGGTCAAACAACAACTTAAAAACTCACAACGTTGTAATGAAACTTTCGAAACTAAGATTTGTTCACAAGAAACATGTCCAG ctgaTGCACTGACATTTGATATGAGATTTAACCGATCAGCGTCACATCCCGATGTTTTCATAACAGATGACCTTACAATGCTCAGCAACGTTTACATAAGTGGTACAACAATCATAGATGGTGCAGGTTTAAAGAATTATGAGGGAGCAATTGCAGATACTTGTATTGAAGAAATGTTATAG